The Streptomyces liliiviolaceus sequence CCTGGAGGAGGCGGGCAGCGGCAGCCCGTACGGCGCCGGGCACTACGACTGGTGGCACGGCACCCTGCGGGGCGTCCTGGAGGACCTTCCCGGGTTCGGCGACGGGAACTTCGCCGCCCACGCCCTGCTCGCCGCGGTCCGCGCCGACCTCGTCGACCATCTGGTGGACCGTCACGACGCCTCCCGTGAACGGCTCCGGGCGGAGCTGGCCGCCTTCACCGCGAAGGTCCTGAACGGCCCGTACCAGGACGTCCGTGCCGCGCACGCCGGGTGAATATCCCTGCACGCCCCTTGGCGCGCTCCTCCCCGTGGCCAACACTGAGCCGATGACGCAGCGCGTGGAACTGGCGACGGTGATGGACCGGCTCGCGGTCGACGAGGTGGTCACCGAGTACGCGGTGGTGGTCGACGACGGGGACTGGGAGGCGTACCGGCGGCTGTTCACACCGGACGGGCGGGCGGACTACCGGTCGGCCGGTGGTGTCGAGGGGGACGCCGGGGAGATCGCCGCCTGGCTCTCGCGGACCATGGAACTGTTCCCGATGCGACAGCATCTGATCGTCAACCGGCGGGTGCGCTTCGGCCTGCTGGAGCAGGACAGCGGTGACACCGCCCGCGTCCAGGCCGACTACGTCAACCCGATGCGCTTCGCGGGGCAGGACGGCGGATCCACCGAGCCCGACTTCGTGTGCGGCGGCCGGTACGACTTCGGGCTGCTGCGGACGGCCGAGGGCTGGCGGGTGCGTGAGGTGGTCGTGCACGAGAAGTGGCGCCGGGTCCCGCAGCGCCGTCAGGAACCGGCCGTTCCCTGATACGGGACGGCCGTCCGGGCGTGACCGGTGTGTTGATCGTTTCGGTGCCCGCACACTGGACACACTGGAGTCACTGAAGCCGTCGGCTCACCGAGTCGGGCACCGTACGTCGAGGGGCCGCGGGAGGCGCTGGATGAACCTGTCCGCCACTGACTGGCGCCGAGGTCTCGGCTCGCGGACCGGCCCGCGCCTCGACTCCCCGTGGTGGCGCGGCGCGACGGCCGCGCTCGCCGGCGCGCTGCCGATGCTGAGCTTCCCCGCGCCGTCCCTGTGGTGGTTCGCGTACGTGGCGCTGGTGCCGTGGATCCTGCTGGTGCGCTCGGCTCCGACGGGGCGGCGCGCGGCGTACGACGGCTGGCTCGGCGGGCTCGGCTTCATGCTGGCCGTGCACCACTGGCTGCTGCCGAGCCTGCATGTCTTCACCGTCGTGATAGCGGCACTGCTGGGCGCGCTGTGGGCCCCGTGGGGCTGGCTGGTGCGCCGGTTCCTGGCCGGTGCGCCCTCGCCGGGCCGCGTGCTGGCCGCCCTGTTCGTGCTGCCCTCCGGCTGGCTGATGGTCGAACTCGTCCGCTCCTGGGAGGGGTTGGGCGGTCCCTGGGGGCTGCTCGGGTCGAGCCAGTGGGACGTGGCGCCCGCGCTGCGGCTCGCCTCGGTCGGCGGGGTGTGGCTGCTGAGCTTCCTGCTCGTCGCCGTGAACGTGGCGGTCGCCGTTCTCGTCGCCGTGCGGTCCTCCCGTGTCCCGGCGGTCGCCGGGCTCGTCGCGACGGCCGCGGCCACGTCGGCGGTCTGGGTCTGGTCGCCCCGGCCCGAGGAGGACGGCGAACGGGCCCGGATCGCCGTCGTGCAGCCCGGCGTGATCGACGGCATCGGGGGCCCGGAGAAGCGGTTCGCGCGCGAGGAGGCGCTCACCCGCAAGCTGGCCGGGCAGGACGTCGACCTGGTCGTGTGGGGCGAGAGCAGTGTCGGTTTCGACCTCGCCGACCGTCCCGACCTGGCGGACCGGCTCGCCGCGCTCTCCCGCGAGGTCGACGCCGACATCATGGTCAACGTCGACGCGCGCCGCTCGGACCGGCCGGGCATCTACAAGAGTTCCGTGCTCGTGGGTCCGCAGGGCCCGACCGGTGACCGCTACGACAAGATGCGGCTCGTGCCCTTCGGCGAGTACGTCCCGGCGCGCTCGCTCCTCGGCTGGGCGACCTCCGTGGGCAAGGCGGCGGGCGAGGACCGGATGCGCGGCACCGGGCAGGTCGTGATGACCGTCGGCGACGGACTGAAGGTGGGCCCGATGGTCTGCTTCGAGTCGGCGTTCCCCGACATCAGCCGGCATCTCGCGCGTGACGGCGCCGACGTGCTGCTCGCCCAGTCGTCGACCTCGTCGTTCCAGAGCAGCTGGGCCCCCGAGCA is a genomic window containing:
- a CDS encoding nuclear transport factor 2 family protein; this encodes MTQRVELATVMDRLAVDEVVTEYAVVVDDGDWEAYRRLFTPDGRADYRSAGGVEGDAGEIAAWLSRTMELFPMRQHLIVNRRVRFGLLEQDSGDTARVQADYVNPMRFAGQDGGSTEPDFVCGGRYDFGLLRTAEGWRVREVVVHEKWRRVPQRRQEPAVP
- the lnt gene encoding apolipoprotein N-acyltransferase, with translation MNLSATDWRRGLGSRTGPRLDSPWWRGATAALAGALPMLSFPAPSLWWFAYVALVPWILLVRSAPTGRRAAYDGWLGGLGFMLAVHHWLLPSLHVFTVVIAALLGALWAPWGWLVRRFLAGAPSPGRVLAALFVLPSGWLMVELVRSWEGLGGPWGLLGSSQWDVAPALRLASVGGVWLLSFLLVAVNVAVAVLVAVRSSRVPAVAGLVATAAATSAVWVWSPRPEEDGERARIAVVQPGVIDGIGGPEKRFAREEALTRKLAGQDVDLVVWGESSVGFDLADRPDLADRLAALSREVDADIMVNVDARRSDRPGIYKSSVLVGPQGPTGDRYDKMRLVPFGEYVPARSLLGWATSVGKAAGEDRMRGTGQVVMTVGDGLKVGPMVCFESAFPDISRHLARDGADVLLAQSSTSSFQSSWAPEQHASLAALRAAETGRPMVHATLTGVSAVYGPDGGRVGSWLGTDASSSAVYEVPLAHGVTPYARFGEWPVYLALLILASLGATEGVRALRVRRSGRPGAGAPSPHAPHARTVRESPARPGR